In Streptomyces sp. NBC_00448, the following are encoded in one genomic region:
- a CDS encoding GH1 family beta-glucosidase, protein MNDLSALPADFLWGAATAAYQIEGAVDEDGRTPSIWDTFSHTPGKVAGGDTGDVACDHYHRWQEDLGLMKSLGLDAYRFSVAWPRIVPQGSGAVNQAGLAFYDRLVDALLEAGITPNATLYHWDLPQAQQDRGGWPERETAERFGEYAAVVAQALGDRVKDWATLNEPLCSAWIGHLEGTMAPGWTDLTAAVRASYHLHVGHGLAVQALRAAHSDLRIGIVNNLSPCLPATDREADIAAAKRADGHTNRWWLDPIHGRGYPQDMVDLYGVELPVKDGDMESIAAPLDWLGLNYYFPQYITDDPTGPAPHAKMAYRPGVPRTAMDWEVDADGLESLLVRLSEEYGARKVFVTENGSAYRDVVGPDGQVDDPERAQYLEDHLAACARAVKRGVPLGGYYAWSLLDNFEWAYGYDKRFGLVHVDYATQKRTIKGSGRRYADIVAAHRRKARRAA, encoded by the coding sequence GTGAACGACCTGAGCGCTCTTCCCGCGGATTTCCTCTGGGGCGCGGCCACCGCCGCCTACCAGATCGAGGGCGCGGTGGACGAGGACGGCCGGACCCCGTCCATCTGGGACACCTTCTCCCACACCCCCGGCAAGGTCGCGGGCGGCGACACCGGCGACGTCGCCTGCGACCACTACCACCGCTGGCAGGAGGACCTGGGGCTGATGAAGTCCCTGGGCCTGGACGCCTACCGCTTCTCCGTGGCCTGGCCGCGGATCGTCCCGCAGGGCTCCGGCGCGGTCAACCAGGCCGGACTGGCCTTCTACGACCGCCTGGTGGACGCCCTGCTGGAGGCGGGCATCACCCCCAACGCGACGCTGTACCACTGGGACCTGCCGCAGGCGCAGCAGGACCGCGGCGGCTGGCCCGAGCGGGAGACCGCCGAGCGGTTCGGCGAGTACGCGGCCGTGGTCGCGCAGGCACTCGGCGACCGGGTCAAGGACTGGGCGACCCTCAACGAGCCGCTGTGCTCGGCGTGGATCGGCCACCTGGAAGGCACCATGGCGCCGGGCTGGACCGATCTGACCGCCGCGGTGCGCGCGTCCTACCACCTGCACGTCGGCCACGGGCTGGCGGTGCAGGCGCTGCGGGCCGCGCACAGCGACCTGCGGATCGGCATCGTCAACAACCTCAGCCCCTGCCTGCCGGCCACCGACCGCGAGGCGGACATCGCGGCCGCCAAGCGGGCCGACGGCCACACCAACCGCTGGTGGCTCGACCCGATCCACGGCCGCGGCTACCCGCAGGACATGGTGGACCTGTACGGCGTCGAACTGCCGGTCAAGGACGGCGACATGGAGTCGATCGCGGCTCCGCTGGACTGGCTGGGCCTGAACTACTACTTCCCGCAGTACATCACGGACGACCCGACCGGGCCGGCGCCGCACGCGAAGATGGCGTACCGGCCGGGCGTGCCGCGCACCGCGATGGACTGGGAGGTGGACGCGGACGGCCTGGAGTCGCTGCTGGTCCGGCTCTCGGAGGAGTACGGCGCCCGGAAGGTCTTCGTCACCGAGAACGGTTCCGCCTACCGCGACGTGGTCGGCCCCGACGGACAGGTCGACGACCCGGAGCGGGCGCAGTACCTGGAGGACCACCTGGCCGCCTGCGCCCGCGCCGTCAAGCGCGGGGTGCCGCTGGGCGGGTACTACGCCTGGTCGCTGCTGGACAACTTCGAGTGGGCGTACGGCTACGACAAGCGCTTCGGTCTGGTGCACGTCGACTACGCCACGCAGAAGCGCACCATCAAGGGCAGCGGGCGGCGCTACGCCGACATCGTTGCCGCACACCGCCGCAAGGCGCGCCGCGCGGCCTGA
- a CDS encoding carbohydrate ABC transporter permease — protein MSRFSDQPSPMARPKSFLWTRRIVLTLITAFVAIPVYVMLSSSLKSLQDVQGSFRWIPHSLTVRPYIDIWKTIPLAHYFVNSVIVSVSATVFSVAVAIFAAYAVSRYRFMGRKVFTVTVLSTQMFPGILFLLPLYLIFVNIGNDTGVTLNGSRLGLIITYLTFSLPFSIWMLAGYFDSIPRDLDEAAKVDGCSALGALFRVVVPAAVPGIVAVAVYAFMTAWGEVLFASVMTNESTRTLAVGLREYATENDVYWNQVMAASLVVSVPVVAGFLLLQRYLVAGLTAGAVK, from the coding sequence ATGTCTAGGTTCTCCGACCAGCCGTCCCCCATGGCGCGGCCGAAGTCCTTCCTGTGGACCCGGCGCATCGTACTGACGCTGATCACCGCCTTCGTGGCGATCCCCGTCTACGTGATGCTCAGCTCGTCCCTGAAGAGCCTCCAGGACGTGCAGGGTTCCTTCCGGTGGATTCCGCACAGCCTGACGGTCCGCCCGTACATCGACATCTGGAAGACGATCCCGCTCGCGCACTACTTCGTGAACTCGGTGATCGTCTCGGTCAGCGCGACGGTCTTCTCGGTGGCGGTGGCGATCTTCGCCGCCTACGCCGTGAGCCGCTACCGCTTCATGGGCCGCAAGGTCTTCACGGTGACGGTGCTGTCCACCCAGATGTTCCCCGGCATCCTGTTCCTGCTGCCGCTGTACCTGATCTTCGTCAACATCGGCAACGACACGGGTGTCACGCTCAACGGCAGCCGGCTCGGGCTGATCATCACCTACCTCACCTTCTCGCTGCCGTTCTCCATCTGGATGCTCGCGGGCTACTTCGACTCGATCCCGCGTGACCTGGACGAGGCGGCGAAGGTCGACGGCTGCAGTGCGCTGGGCGCGCTCTTCCGGGTCGTCGTGCCGGCCGCCGTCCCGGGCATCGTCGCGGTGGCCGTCTATGCCTTCATGACCGCCTGGGGCGAAGTGCTCTTCGCCTCGGTCATGACCAACGAGAGCACTCGCACGCTGGCCGTGGGCCTGCGCGAGTACGCAACCGAGAACGACGTGTACTGGAACCAGGTCATGGCCGCCTCGCTCGTGGTGAGTGTGCCGGTGGTCGCCGGATTCCTGCTTCTCCAGCGTTACTTGGTGGCCGGGCTGACCGCCGGCGCCGTCAAGTGA
- a CDS encoding carbohydrate ABC transporter permease, translating into MTATAPPRRAPEAGPGSGKSAAGRRLGPRLVERLRQGGLPYLLLLPAILAELLIHIVPMVFGIVISFRDLTLFYIRHWQTAPWAAFDNYKAAVEIHQPIGQALLHSFWVSLSYTLLSVSFSWLIGIAAAILLQDTFRGRGILRALFLVPYALPTYAALITWTFMFQQDTGLVNHVLHDQLHITSSKSFWLLGNNSFWAMLIVSVWKSWPFAFLALMAGLQNIPRELYEAAAMDGAGVWQQIRKITMPSLRPVNQVIVLVLFLWTFNDFNTPYVMFGQSPPKQADLISIHIFQSSFVNWNFGSGSAMSVLLLLFLLVVTALYLLVTSRGRSESDV; encoded by the coding sequence ATGACTGCCACCGCCCCTCCCAGGCGCGCACCCGAAGCCGGCCCCGGCAGCGGCAAGTCCGCCGCCGGGCGCCGGCTAGGGCCGCGCCTCGTCGAACGGCTCCGCCAAGGCGGACTGCCGTACCTCCTCCTGCTCCCGGCCATCCTCGCCGAACTGCTGATCCACATCGTGCCGATGGTCTTCGGCATCGTCATCAGCTTCCGGGACCTGACGCTCTTCTACATCCGCCACTGGCAGACCGCTCCGTGGGCGGCGTTCGACAACTACAAGGCCGCGGTCGAGATCCACCAGCCGATCGGCCAGGCACTGCTGCACTCCTTCTGGGTGTCGCTGTCCTACACCCTGCTGTCCGTGAGCTTCTCCTGGCTGATCGGGATCGCCGCGGCGATCCTGCTCCAGGACACCTTCCGCGGCCGGGGCATCCTGCGGGCCCTGTTCCTGGTGCCGTACGCGCTGCCGACCTACGCGGCGCTGATCACCTGGACCTTCATGTTCCAGCAGGACACCGGTCTGGTGAACCACGTCCTGCACGACCAGTTGCACATCACGTCGAGCAAGTCGTTCTGGCTGCTGGGCAACAACAGCTTCTGGGCGATGCTGATCGTCTCGGTGTGGAAGTCCTGGCCGTTCGCGTTCCTGGCGCTGATGGCCGGCCTGCAGAACATCCCGCGGGAGCTGTACGAGGCAGCGGCGATGGACGGGGCCGGTGTCTGGCAGCAGATCAGGAAGATCACCATGCCCTCGCTGCGGCCGGTGAACCAGGTGATCGTCCTGGTGCTCTTCCTGTGGACGTTCAACGACTTCAACACGCCGTACGTGATGTTCGGTCAGAGTCCGCCGAAACAGGCGGACCTGATCTCGATCCACATCTTCCAGTCCTCGTTCGTCAACTGGAACTTCGGCTCGGGCTCGGCGATGTCGGTGCTCCTGCTGCTCTTCCTGCTCGTGGTGACCGCCCTCTACCTGCTGGTCACGTCCAGGGGAAGGAGTGAATCCGATGTCTAG
- a CDS encoding ABC transporter substrate-binding protein: MRTNRVFAATALVAALGLTVAACGGGSDSKGSGDISASPGSLKGQTITYWASNQGTSLANDKQVLTPELKKFTQQTGIKVNLEVVGWADLLNRILAATTSGQGPDVLNIGNTWSASLQATGALMPWDANAFATVGGKDRFSAAALASAGAPGKDPAALPLYSMAYGLYYNKKEFADAGIAQPPTTWAELVADGKKLTKDGHYGLAVEGANGAENIHHAFVLAKQHGADWFDAAGKPTFTGAGNVAAVKQYVDFIASDKIAAKGDAEYVQNQTITDFATGKAAMMMWQSAATSIKSHGMSQDQYGVVPVPTQTAGATGDAGITSMVAGINVAVFNSTKHKAAAVQLAKFLTSTPEQKILNGTYGTIPPVTEAQSDPAFQTPDLKALAGVLSKSAAPMPQVANEAQFENLVGPAIKSLFADAAAGKAVTDDTVKAALQKAQSQMPTS, translated from the coding sequence ATGCGCACCAACAGAGTCTTCGCGGCCACCGCCCTCGTGGCCGCGCTCGGCCTCACCGTCGCCGCGTGTGGTGGCGGCTCGGACAGCAAGGGCAGCGGCGACATCTCCGCCTCCCCCGGCAGCCTCAAGGGCCAGACGATCACGTACTGGGCGAGCAACCAGGGCACCAGCCTGGCCAACGACAAGCAGGTGCTCACCCCCGAGCTGAAGAAGTTCACCCAGCAGACCGGCATCAAGGTCAACCTCGAGGTGGTCGGCTGGGCCGACCTGCTCAACCGCATCCTGGCGGCGACCACTTCCGGCCAGGGCCCGGACGTGCTCAACATCGGCAACACCTGGTCCGCCTCGCTCCAGGCGACCGGTGCCCTGATGCCGTGGGACGCCAACGCGTTCGCCACCGTCGGCGGCAAGGACCGCTTCTCCGCCGCGGCGCTCGCCTCCGCCGGCGCCCCGGGCAAGGACCCGGCCGCCCTGCCGCTGTACTCGATGGCCTACGGCCTGTACTACAACAAGAAGGAGTTCGCCGACGCGGGCATCGCCCAACCTCCCACCACCTGGGCCGAGTTGGTCGCGGACGGCAAGAAGCTCACCAAGGACGGCCACTATGGCCTGGCCGTCGAGGGCGCCAACGGCGCGGAGAACATCCACCACGCCTTCGTGCTGGCCAAGCAGCACGGCGCCGACTGGTTCGACGCCGCCGGCAAGCCGACCTTCACCGGTGCGGGCAACGTCGCGGCGGTCAAGCAGTACGTCGACTTCATAGCCAGCGACAAGATCGCCGCCAAGGGCGACGCCGAGTACGTGCAGAACCAGACCATCACCGACTTCGCCACCGGCAAGGCCGCGATGATGATGTGGCAGTCGGCCGCGACCTCCATCAAGTCGCACGGCATGTCGCAGGACCAGTACGGCGTGGTCCCGGTCCCGACGCAGACCGCCGGAGCCACCGGTGACGCGGGCATCACCTCCATGGTGGCCGGCATCAACGTCGCGGTCTTCAACAGCACCAAGCACAAGGCCGCCGCCGTGCAGCTGGCGAAGTTCCTCACCAGCACGCCGGAGCAGAAGATCCTCAACGGCACCTACGGCACGATCCCGCCGGTCACCGAGGCGCAGAGCGACCCCGCCTTCCAGACCCCGGACCTGAAGGCCCTCGCCGGCGTGCTCAGCAAGTCGGCCGCCCCGATGCCGCAGGTGGCCAACGAGGCGCAGTTCGAGAACCTCGTCGGTCCTGCGATCAAGAGCCTGTTCGCCGACGCCGCCGCCGGCAAGGCCGTCACGGACGACACCGTCAAGGCCGCGCTGCAAAAGGCGCAGTCGCAGATGCCCACGTCATAA
- a CDS encoding ROK family transcriptional regulator, with translation MAERAKRTVRDLRRGNRASLLRHLYFEGPLSRQELGRDTGLSAGSISNVVGELIADGMVEEAGAVESDGGRPRILLQVAPGYGYVVGVDVGETRVRVELFDLALTERASADLPLSDSGHDVDLVVRLALEGIEAVVREAGIDDREVLGVGIGVPGIVEQGDPRVTSPGEGDGIVVHGQTIGWDAVPLGRLLRAGTDLPLFIDNGAKTLGQAEMWFGGGRGSGNVVIALIGSGVGACVVADGTPYHGASSSAGEWGHTTLRVGGRICRCGSRGCLEAYVGAEALLGRWSNAPQGASEETALAALLAAADHDREVVELLAEAAEYLGAGIADLINLFNPQRIVIGGWAGLLLGPRLLPSVREVAAEYSLHHPCAQTSIELGRLGADAVTVGAATLPLARFLETGGERPVRLPAQGGQPDGGGAVGGPGRGPGRGSRSGAASGDPVRNRTTRAVR, from the coding sequence ATGGCTGAGCGGGCCAAGCGCACGGTGCGTGACCTGCGGCGCGGCAACCGCGCATCGCTTCTGCGTCATTTGTATTTCGAAGGCCCCCTCAGCCGGCAGGAGCTGGGCCGGGACACCGGCCTGAGCGCGGGCTCGATCAGCAACGTCGTTGGAGAGTTGATCGCGGACGGCATGGTCGAGGAGGCGGGCGCGGTCGAGTCCGACGGCGGGCGCCCGCGCATCCTGCTCCAGGTCGCCCCCGGCTACGGCTACGTGGTCGGCGTGGACGTCGGCGAGACCCGGGTGCGGGTGGAGCTGTTCGACCTCGCGCTCACCGAACGCGCCTCCGCCGACCTGCCGTTGTCCGACAGCGGGCACGACGTGGACCTGGTGGTCCGGCTCGCCCTGGAGGGCATCGAGGCCGTGGTGCGCGAGGCCGGCATCGACGACCGGGAGGTGCTGGGCGTCGGCATCGGCGTCCCCGGGATCGTGGAGCAGGGCGACCCGCGGGTGACCTCGCCCGGCGAGGGCGACGGCATCGTGGTGCACGGCCAGACCATCGGCTGGGACGCGGTGCCGCTGGGCCGGCTGCTGCGGGCCGGCACCGACCTGCCGCTGTTCATCGACAACGGTGCCAAGACCCTGGGCCAGGCCGAGATGTGGTTCGGCGGCGGGCGCGGCTCCGGCAACGTGGTGATCGCGCTGATCGGTTCCGGCGTCGGCGCCTGCGTGGTCGCCGACGGCACTCCGTACCACGGCGCGAGCAGCAGCGCGGGGGAGTGGGGGCACACCACGCTGCGGGTCGGCGGCCGGATCTGCCGGTGCGGCTCGCGCGGCTGCCTGGAGGCGTACGTCGGCGCGGAGGCGCTGCTGGGCCGGTGGTCGAACGCGCCGCAGGGGGCGAGCGAGGAGACCGCGCTCGCCGCGCTGCTGGCCGCCGCCGACCACGACCGGGAGGTGGTGGAGTTGCTCGCCGAGGCCGCGGAGTACCTGGGCGCGGGCATCGCCGACCTGATCAACCTGTTCAACCCGCAGCGGATCGTGATCGGCGGCTGGGCCGGACTGCTGCTCGGGCCGCGGCTGCTGCCGTCGGTGCGTGAGGTGGCCGCGGAGTACTCGCTGCACCACCCCTGCGCGCAGACGTCGATCGAGCTGGGCCGGCTGGGCGCGGACGCGGTCACCGTGGGGGCGGCGACGCTGCCGCTGGCCCGCTTCCTGGAAACCGGCGGCGAGCGGCCGGTGCGGCTGCCGGCGCAGGGCGGGCAACCGGACGGTGGCGGGGCGGTGGGCGGACCGGGGCGCGGACCGGGCCGCGGGTCACGTTCCGGTGCCGCCTCCGGCGATCCGGTGCGGAACCGAACCACGCGGGCGGTACGTTGA
- a CDS encoding AIM24 family protein — protein MTLRQQIVGNAMQMAVCTLDPGQTVYCEAGKFLFKTANVSMETRLGGPGNGSRQGAGGPGGQGGGMGGMLRQAMGTAMQVGQRALAGESLAFQYFTAAGGEGTVGFAGVLPGEMRALELNGSRAWFAEKDAFVAAEESVRFGIAFAGGRQGMSGGEGFILEKFTGTGTVIIAGAGNFIDLNPADFGGRIEVDTGCIVAFEEGIQYGVQRIGGLNRQGIMNAVFGGEGLSLATLEGNGQVILQSMTIEGLANALKKAQGGDKQGPTGGLFSTHAG, from the coding sequence ATGACCCTTCGACAGCAGATCGTCGGCAACGCCATGCAGATGGCCGTCTGCACCCTCGACCCCGGTCAGACCGTGTACTGCGAGGCGGGCAAGTTCCTGTTCAAGACCGCCAACGTCAGCATGGAGACCCGCCTCGGCGGCCCCGGCAACGGCAGCCGGCAGGGCGCCGGCGGCCCCGGCGGGCAGGGCGGCGGCATGGGCGGGATGCTGCGCCAGGCGATGGGCACCGCGATGCAGGTCGGCCAGCGCGCCCTGGCCGGCGAGTCGCTGGCCTTCCAGTACTTCACCGCCGCCGGCGGCGAGGGCACCGTCGGTTTCGCCGGGGTGCTCCCCGGCGAGATGCGCGCCCTCGAACTGAACGGCTCGCGCGCCTGGTTCGCGGAGAAGGACGCGTTCGTCGCGGCCGAGGAGAGCGTCAGGTTCGGCATCGCCTTCGCGGGCGGCCGGCAGGGCATGAGCGGCGGCGAGGGCTTCATCCTGGAGAAGTTCACCGGCACCGGCACCGTGATCATCGCCGGCGCGGGCAACTTCATCGACCTCAACCCTGCGGACTTCGGCGGCCGGATCGAGGTGGACACCGGCTGCATCGTCGCCTTCGAGGAGGGTATCCAGTACGGCGTGCAGCGGATCGGCGGGCTCAACCGCCAGGGCATCATGAACGCGGTCTTCGGCGGCGAGGGCCTGTCGCTGGCGACCCTGGAGGGCAACGGCCAGGTCATCCTCCAGTCCATGACCATCGAAGGTCTGGCCAACGCGCTGAAGAAGGCGCAGGGCGGGGACAAGCAGGGGCCGACCGGGGGCCTGTTCTCCACGCACGCCGGCTGA
- a CDS encoding bifunctional 4-hydroxy-2-oxoglutarate aldolase/2-dehydro-3-deoxy-phosphogluconate aldolase, with the protein MYRWEITRAALAQRVFATIRSESYDQAAATADTLLSAGLTTLEISLTTPFALEAVTTLVREVGDDAVVGAGTVLDEVSARMAIEAGARFLLSPNLDEAVLRTGHRYGIPVFPGVATPTEAVRAMELGADALTLYPATAYTPDWVVDVRAIIPQAAFLPIGGITVSAAPDWVAAGAVAVGMGSALTDGDRATVTKRLTELLERLADTVPSGG; encoded by the coding sequence GTGTACCGCTGGGAGATCACCCGGGCCGCACTGGCCCAGCGGGTATTCGCCACCATCCGCAGCGAGAGCTACGACCAGGCCGCCGCCACCGCGGACACGTTGCTGTCGGCCGGGCTGACCACGTTGGAGATCTCCCTCACCACTCCGTTCGCCCTGGAAGCCGTCACCACGCTGGTCCGCGAGGTCGGCGACGACGCGGTGGTCGGCGCGGGCACCGTGCTCGACGAGGTCTCCGCGCGGATGGCGATCGAGGCCGGGGCGCGCTTCCTGCTGTCGCCCAACCTCGACGAGGCGGTGCTGCGTACCGGGCACCGCTACGGGATTCCGGTCTTCCCGGGCGTCGCGACCCCCACCGAGGCGGTCCGCGCGATGGAACTCGGCGCCGACGCGCTGACCCTCTACCCCGCCACCGCCTACACCCCGGACTGGGTGGTGGACGTCCGCGCGATCATTCCGCAGGCGGCGTTCCTGCCGATCGGGGGCATAACGGTCAGCGCGGCGCCCGATTGGGTCGCGGCCGGCGCGGTCGCGGTCGGCATGGGCTCCGCCCTGACCGACGGCGACCGCGCCACGGTCACCAAGCGGCTCACCGAACTCCTGGAGCGGCTCGCCGACACGGTTCCCTCCGGGGGTTGA
- the aroA gene encoding 3-phosphoshikimate 1-carboxyvinyltransferase, whose product MTVLAVPGSKSVTARALFLAAAADGVTVLRGPLLSDDTEGFAEGLTRLGYEVRRTAREWRITGRPAGPAADHAEVFTRDAATASRFLPALAAAGHGTFRFDASAQMRRRPVAPLTEALRSLGVDLVHEEEDGHLPLRVEADGIKGGAIDLDASLSSQFLTALLMVGPLTAEGLRIRVTGIVSVPYVEITLAMMRRFGVEVAREGDTFVVPAGGYRAQDYPIEPDASTASYVFAAAALSGRTATVPGLGSDALQGDLRFVEVLRRMGAEVETTADATTVTGTGRLSGLTVNMRDISDTMPTLAAIAPFADGPVRIEDVYNTRVKECDRLEACALNLRAQGIEVATGRDWIEITPGTPKPVEIACHGDHRIAMSFAVAALRTPGTTFDDPGCVKKTFPGFHAFFAELRGTWDV is encoded by the coding sequence GTGACCGTTCTCGCTGTTCCTGGCTCGAAGTCCGTGACCGCTCGCGCGCTGTTTCTCGCCGCCGCCGCCGACGGAGTCACCGTGCTCCGGGGCCCGCTGCTCTCCGACGACACGGAGGGCTTCGCCGAGGGCCTGACCCGGCTCGGTTACGAGGTGCGGCGCACCGCCCGTGAGTGGCGGATCACCGGCCGCCCGGCCGGCCCCGCCGCCGACCACGCGGAGGTCTTCACGCGTGACGCGGCCACCGCCTCCCGCTTCCTGCCCGCGCTGGCGGCCGCAGGCCACGGCACGTTCCGCTTCGACGCCTCCGCGCAGATGCGCCGCCGCCCGGTCGCCCCGCTGACCGAGGCGCTGCGCAGCCTCGGCGTGGACCTGGTGCACGAGGAGGAGGACGGTCACCTGCCGCTGCGGGTGGAAGCGGACGGCATCAAGGGTGGCGCGATCGACCTGGACGCGAGCCTGTCCTCGCAGTTCCTGACCGCGCTGCTGATGGTCGGCCCGCTCACCGCCGAGGGCCTGCGGATCCGGGTGACCGGCATCGTGTCGGTGCCGTACGTCGAGATCACGCTCGCGATGATGCGCCGCTTCGGCGTCGAAGTGGCCCGCGAGGGCGACACCTTCGTGGTGCCGGCGGGCGGCTACCGCGCGCAGGACTACCCGATCGAGCCGGACGCCTCCACCGCGAGCTACGTGTTCGCCGCGGCCGCGCTGTCCGGCCGTACCGCGACCGTGCCGGGGCTCGGCAGCGACGCGCTCCAGGGCGACCTGCGGTTCGTGGAGGTGCTGCGCCGGATGGGCGCGGAGGTCGAGACCACGGCGGACGCCACCACGGTGACCGGCACCGGGCGGCTGTCCGGCCTGACCGTCAACATGCGGGACATCTCCGACACGATGCCCACCCTCGCGGCGATCGCGCCGTTCGCGGACGGCCCGGTCCGGATCGAGGACGTCTACAACACCCGTGTCAAGGAGTGCGACCGGCTGGAGGCGTGCGCGCTGAACCTGCGGGCGCAGGGCATCGAGGTCGCCACCGGCCGGGACTGGATCGAGATCACGCCGGGCACCCCGAAGCCGGTCGAGATCGCCTGCCACGGCGACCACCGCATCGCGATGAGCTTCGCCGTCGCGGCCCTGCGCACCCCGGGCACGACCTTCGACGACCCGGGCTGCGTGAAGAAGACGTTCCCCGGATTCCACGCGTTCTTCGCGGAGTTGCGGGGCACCTGGGACGTCTGA
- a CDS encoding arylamine N-acetyltransferase family protein: protein MDEQRAAAYLEHIGAERPARPDLDALRALHLAHLRTVPFENLSIHRGEDIVLAPGPLVAKIVDRGRGGFCYELNGAFAELLRALGYGVELLTCRSFGDGGELGPPFDHMALRVRTQDGAVWLADVGFGRHSHFPLSYGSRAEQPEPGGVFTLRETPDGDLDVLRDDEPQYRVERRPRGLGDFAATCWWQRTSPLSHFRTSLVCSRLTADGRVTLSGRTLVRTAGGSRQERELPGPAEVLAAYREHFGIALDREPVLVPAPAP, encoded by the coding sequence ATGGACGAACAGCGGGCCGCGGCCTACCTGGAGCACATCGGCGCCGAGCGGCCGGCGCGCCCCGACCTCGACGCGCTGCGCGCGCTGCACCTGGCCCATCTGCGCACGGTGCCGTTCGAGAACCTCTCGATCCACCGCGGCGAGGACATCGTGCTGGCGCCCGGCCCGCTGGTGGCGAAGATCGTGGACCGCGGGCGCGGCGGCTTCTGCTACGAACTCAACGGCGCCTTCGCCGAGTTGCTGCGCGCGCTCGGCTACGGGGTGGAGCTGCTGACCTGCCGGTCCTTCGGCGACGGCGGCGAACTCGGCCCGCCCTTCGACCACATGGCGCTGCGGGTGCGCACGCAGGACGGCGCCGTGTGGCTGGCGGACGTCGGTTTCGGCCGGCACAGCCACTTCCCGCTGTCCTACGGCAGCCGGGCCGAACAGCCCGAACCCGGCGGCGTGTTCACGCTGCGCGAGACACCCGACGGCGACCTGGACGTGCTGCGCGACGACGAGCCGCAGTACCGCGTCGAGCGACGGCCGCGGGGACTCGGCGACTTCGCCGCCACCTGCTGGTGGCAGCGCACCTCGCCGCTGTCCCACTTCCGCACGTCCCTGGTGTGCTCCCGGCTCACCGCCGACGGGCGGGTCACCCTCAGCGGGCGCACGCTCGTACGCACCGCGGGCGGCTCCCGGCAGGAACGCGAACTGCCCGGACCCGCGGAGGTGTTGGCCGCCTACCGCGAGCACTTCGGCATCGCGCTGGACCGCGAGCCCGTGCTGGTGCCTGCGCCGGCGCCGTAG
- a CDS encoding TetR/AcrR family transcriptional regulator — MPPQAATPGPRARYREQTRAEIKAAALAQLAEGGTGALALVKIAKELGLSGPALYRYFAGRDDLLDALICDAYADLAGAVADAAATSADAGSTPRSGLRDLVRTFRGWAVAQPHRYLLIGGTPVPGYEAPPETREHARAVLGPFVALLAGCTPHPALGPVVTDLRAWVTREPGVERWLETYLPEASAEAAAAGLTGAVQVWTQVHGTVSLEVSGLYSGMGHDPATLLDAQVELLADALSLA; from the coding sequence ATGCCACCGCAGGCCGCCACCCCCGGACCCCGCGCCCGCTACCGGGAGCAGACCCGCGCCGAGATCAAGGCGGCCGCCCTCGCCCAGCTCGCCGAGGGCGGCACCGGGGCGCTCGCGCTCGTGAAGATCGCCAAGGAGCTGGGGCTGTCCGGCCCGGCCCTCTACCGCTACTTCGCCGGCCGCGACGACCTCCTCGACGCCCTCATCTGCGACGCGTACGCCGACCTCGCCGGCGCCGTGGCCGACGCCGCCGCGACGTCCGCCGATGCCGGCTCGACCCCGCGCTCCGGGCTGCGCGACCTCGTGCGCACCTTCCGCGGCTGGGCCGTCGCGCAGCCGCATCGCTACCTGCTGATCGGCGGCACCCCCGTGCCCGGCTACGAGGCCCCGCCGGAGACCCGCGAGCACGCCCGTGCCGTGCTCGGCCCCTTCGTCGCCCTGCTGGCGGGCTGCACCCCGCACCCCGCGCTCGGCCCGGTCGTCACGGACCTGCGGGCCTGGGTCACGCGCGAACCCGGGGTCGAGCGGTGGCTGGAGACGTACCTGCCCGAGGCGTCCGCCGAGGCCGCCGCGGCCGGGCTGACCGGCGCCGTGCAGGTGTGGACCCAGGTGCACGGCACCGTCTCGCTGGAGGTCTCCGGGCTCTACAGCGGCATGGGCCACGACCCGGCGACCCTGCTCGACGCCCAGGTCGAACTCCTCGCGGACGCCCTCTCGCTGGCCTGA